GCATAGATGATGACaccttttcctcttcctctgcccccATAAGCTTTAATGAAGTGAAAGCCCAGCGTCCCTTAAGATCCACGTCCCTGCGAAGCCATCATTACAGCCCCACTCCTTGGCCTCTTAGGCCAGCTAACTCTGAAGAAGCATGCATTAAGATGGAGGTGAAGGTGAAAGCCTTGGTTCATTCATCTAATCCCAGCCCATCTTTTAATGGTGTTCGAAAGGAGTTCCATGACCTCCAGATGGACAGGCTTTTCCAGGATCCAAGTGAGTCTTTGAAGAACTCTGACCCTCAGAATAGTCACCTGCATCTAAATATTGATGAACATGTGCCTGTAGTTATTGGAATTACACCTCAGGACTATATTCAGTATACAATGCCTTTAGATGAGGGAATGTATCCTGTTGAAAGATCACACTCTTATTGTTTGGATGGCTCCTCACCAATGGAAGTGATGCCACAGGTAGAAAGGGATGCTCTTCATGTGGATGACGGACAGATAGATCAAGATCTGGTAATGTCATCAGACATCTTTCTGGAACCTTCAGTGAATGGACTGCTTATAGGAAGCACAGGTGTGATGCTTCAGAGCCCAAGAGTTGATGTTCCTCCACTTTCACCTTTGCTACCTCCACACCCTGGCAGTCAGTATCGGAGGAACTTTCCCAGCTTTTGTGGTGCTGACACTCAAGTTACGGAGAGGGTCAGACACCATCTGAATTTTGACCCCAGTTCTGCTCCAGGAGTTGGCAGGGTGTACGATTCCGTTCAGAACAGTGGACCTATGGTTGTAACAAGCCTCACAGAGGAGCTGAAGAAACTTGCCAAGCAGGGATGGTACTGGGGTCCCATAACTCGCTGGGAAGCAGAGGAAAAACTTGTTAACCTGCCAGATGGCTCATTCTTGGTACGTGACAGTTCGGACGATCGATACCTCTTGAGCCTGAGCTTTCGTTCACAGGGTAAGACACTTCACACCAGGATTGAACACTCAAATGGCCGGTTCAGTTTTTATGAACAGCCAGATGTGGAGGGTCATATATCTATAGTAGATCTCATTGAGCATTCTATAAAAGACTCTGAAAGTGGAGCGTTCTGTTATTCTAGATCGCGTTTACCGGGGTCTGCAACGTATCCCGTCAGACTGACAAACCCTGTTTCTCGTTTCATGCAAGTGCGTTCACTACAGTACTTGTGCCGCTTTGTCATTCGGCAGTACACACGGATAGACCTGATTCAGAAACTGCCTTTACCCAACAAGATGAAAGATTACCTGCAGGAAAAGCACTACTGAAATGggacatgtttcatttttacagatgatatttttttttccgttcagtaataataaaaaaaacttggtttACAAGCATTTGTGGATCTAAAAGACTTGCTGTCCCCATCTTACCTGTATAGGAAATGCTTTGTGTTAGGGCCTGATTCAGTCTTTTTGTATGTTGGAGTTTTGTGATTTTAAGGAAGCATTACTTTGTATACCAAGGATTAATTGTTTGAtagaaactaaaataaatttaaatattatgtaaataatgCAGGCTACAACTTGCTTTCATTTAAGCTATATAAGTTTGCAATTAGACTGGCTCAGGCTTAAATTACCACATGTGGTCCTTTTTAGCTGAAACTGGTTCATTTGTTGTTGcgcagattattattatttttttttaagtgaatttaATTCGGAGTTCCAAAAGGAAACTTAAGTATGAATGGAATCATTGGATACTTAATTTTGGTGAAAACATTCTGATTATTTTACTCtgtccatttatttatattggatGCCCAAAGCACTATTGAATGCAATGCTTAATCAAAAAGATTAATTCAAAAGGGTGAATATGCAAAATGTGACAAATTATGTATAATAATATTGATGATACCATTGTGGACACAGAAAAAATAAGTGTGTGTAGTTAAAATTGGAGTTATaacattttgagttttttggTTTGAGTGATTAAATACATTAGTGCTGATCCAAAAGTGTAAACGTTTATTTGCCACTAAACTGAAAAGCTACTTGTTTAACCTAATTTGGGTTAAATAATAGAGGGAAATGCATAAATctaaaaattcagtttttggCCTGAAAACAGGACTCCTTCCAGCATAAAACTAGACTGGACAAGCTGATATCAAGGTCagtgaaatgcaaatgaggGAGTTCCACATTTGGCTTGTTTGGCTGATTGTGCAAATCGTTCACATATTTCAAAGCTGTAAAACAGCACATAAATGGCCATATGGTATGATCTAAAATGTAGCtacataaaatattcaaaatgctcAACTGAACTGCGGAATGTATAAAAAGTTAACATTGTTAAGGGATGAAGCAAACATAAAGGttacaaaactttttaaatggaaaagacAAGCTTTCAGCACGAGCATAAAATGATTGTATTCAAATAAAGATAGATTTTGCATTTCAGGGGTCTAGCCACAAcattatgtatttgtgtatgcagTATTTGTAGTCAAAGTGTTGTACTTCATAGGACTTGAGTTGGTACAAGTAAATGAACTAAGGGCAAAATCATGATTTAGAACCATGTCTGAATACACATCACTTAGCTCTAACATTGGAGTTGGTCCACtgcatttgaataaattatagcagcaatataaaatgaaattcttGGCTAATAGTTCCCTTAAAGCAGCAGTTTATTGCTGATAGTTTGAAATGACTAGGCCTCCTATTCTGAAACTCAAAACTTGCAAAATATGGTATTAATTATTCAGTTTAATCTGTTTTATTACTGCTGTAGTATAACACAAATTTTAGGTTTTGCAGCTTACTGTTAACTGTCTAAAAGCCTGTAGTTTCCCAGCAAAAAGACAATGAAATATTCAGAGCAATGTAGCTACACTGATGCATTTCATAATCGTACATGAGGATTATTCCAGAAATCTGCGCAACATCAAATTGAGCTGATTTAAGTTTACATGAGTCAAATGGGAAAGACAagttaaattatgaaaaaaattaaattaatgcagCAGAGTATATTTTCCTCTTCAAGTACTTTGAGTCCTATGttcaacctaaaaaaaaaaaaagtaaagaaaaatcaGAAGCCTTTTGAAAATGGTTGTTATTGGATGCTATTTGATCTCTACTGAACCCCTTACCTGCTTGTGCACATATCATACACCAAATAGAAAATTCTAAGAAATTTAAGTTGTTCTTTGATACATTGATGACTCAAGTATGTATTCCCCTTGTTGAGACCCACATGGCTCCAGTACAAAGTGTCCACCATTTGATGGGTCGTGCAGATGTGGAACGTTGAACTTCTGTGATGGCTTAATCACTTTGAACACACAACAGCTTGAAGATTGTTTGTGGGTATGTTTTTAAGCAAAATGAGTGGATAAGGATAAGCACACTGTGTTTGTCATGTGGCACCATTAATATGTTTCTACTATTGCAAAAGTTGCATCTGAAGTTGCATCTAAAAGTTGctcattgtaatgttttttgaTTGAGAAAGTATTTTATTACAATTGTGGCTTGCTTTGTTTAAATGTCATATTTCCATTAATGTTTCATGCTTTCAAAGTCATGCAAACTGATGCTCGCTAACGGTTTAATCACGTAAATGTTATTCTGTAGAACTGCAATCAAAATTCATTcagtatttaaaatggaaaatcatTGCACCATTTAGAAAGGTGCTTTTGGGAACACTTATTGGGAAATATCCTTATCTTACCTtcagcagacattttaaaatgcacttggCGCCAAGAAAGTGTTTGAAAAACAATCAACGGTCACTCAACAGTTACATCTATTAGCATTGAGGAATATTTTCTTGTATGATTAAAACGTTCTCAATTTACTTCCAGGTGTGTTTTGAAACGTATAggcaaaaaatattgtttagtGTCTAAAGATCATCTAAAATTAACACGTTAAAGTACAGCTTGTGTCCTGGAAGTACAACTTGTTTCTCTAAAGGTTTGTTGCGTGCTTGCAGAAATGTAAGGGCATTGAATAGAATGATCTATTGTCAGGTAAAGAACATAAACCTCAGATGTTtatccaacaaaaaaaacttgatgtAATGAATAAGCCCATATTAATGCAATACTGTCAGTGGGTTGCCCAGTAagaaaaatggggggaaaaaaaagtattctgcaaaataataattggtGATCagtattttgtttgatttgtctAGTTTTTTATGCAAATCATATATAATTGGAAAAATTCTTAAATACCAGTGAAATTTCTGCtgtgatattttaaatacttcagTAGCCTGCTGTTCagtgtttatattttcagttgttcTCTTGTACATGATTCATTTTACAGGGTGTTGATTGTTAAATTTGTAGAACATAATGAATTTTTGAAGCTTAAGTACTAAATAAGCTTCACAAATCTATATTTTTCCGTTCTTATCGACTTAATGCTGCAAATGAAGACAAGTTTACATTGTATAATATTTAGCAAATGTCATTtcccttcatttatttttgttttcttttaatattttggTACGATTTTTAGAAATCCAGATGTGTGTAAACACATTTGTGCTGCTCTATTTTCATGATTGCCTTTCTGATCCTAAAACAGGGGAAAGTATAACGACAGTTTAGATGTACACACATAAGGTGAGCCTGGCTATGGTCATGGGAGGAATTTTCTGGAACAGTTTGGGTAATATGAGAGTGATCATGCCATTGGTATATCCTAGATAGACAAATCAGTccagtttacattttattcagtgttgATTATCCAAAGTTCATTGGTTTGTcttgtgttttgtcttttttttttttgttttttgttttttggaatcTATATTCCGTAAATGGCAAATTTTGAACACAGGTTaagcctgatttttttttcttttttttgtatctgctaatacaaaaaataaaaaacaaaacaatttatataTAAACTGTTGTTTTCTATTGTATTAGTTTCTCTTAGTGAAGTGGATATTATCCATTATATATTGTGTACCCAACATGGGGAACACTGCTAAATCTGGAGAGTGTAGACCAGGGCtacccagtcctgttcctggagatatgtTTCTTTtccaatcctaacaaagcaAACCTTATTCAAGAGCTAGAGAATTTGttgaactgctaattagtagaatgaggtgtgccaAATAAAGGTTGAAATataaacctacaggactgtagatctccaggaccaggattgggGAGTCCTGATGTAGACATCCGCAGCTCTCCTGCCGAACATGTGGCATTGCTAGCCTGGTTTTCAGCCCAAAGCCGAGCTTGCATTGAGTTCAGATGGAGGGTGACGCACCTTTCACTCCTCACCACATTTTCTCCACTCCTCTACTATCCctcatttcttttttggaaGTATGTggaagaaaggaggggaggagacgagCATAGGAaaggagagagcgaggaggCGTGAATACAACTGGGGCAGTTTATCTGCTTCTCCGTCATCAACGTCAATATCAACTATTGATGAAATGGCCTAGTCATAATCGTTATAATTTGCTGGGCCCACAAATAGTCCCATAGCCAATCACAAATCTTGCACTTGGTCAGCCCATTTAAAGCTGCAAAAAAGTTTGTAAGCTTCCAGTAGAAGTAGTTGCATGTTGGTTACAGTAGCCTGTACACACATGACACCTGACATTGTGGGCTACGTTGAGACAATAATATGTAATCAGCAACATTAGATCAAAGTAAACATCTCATATATagcataaaaacaacaatttacTATCATTCCAGAATCTCCATGTCTGTACATACAGAGCACTAATTCACCTCATATACTGTAGCTACAGTTccgtgaaaaaatatttcccccttcctgatgtcctatattattgcacatttgtcacactgaatttTTACagatgacaaaatgtaatattagaccaTGGGGATCTGtttgttggtatgatgttcttaatgTGAAAAGCTGTATTTGGCATGGAGGATATGATGGTatgacattacattcatttggcagacgcttttatccaaagcgatgtacaaaaagtgaTGAGTATGAGACTAAAAGAGGATGCGTTTTTCAATTATCAGGACATACTCGGAGGAGCACGTCTTGTATGTGGCTTTGGCATGCCGTCCATGGGTGCCCGATTGACCGGTGGGGGGTTTCTAGAGAGTGATGAAATGCTGATCCCCAACAGACAATCCTCCTGTACCCTGGGTGACACAATCAGCAGTTGCCCTCTGCCATTTGCCCTTTGCCCTATTGGCTATCGACCACAGTCAGCCCTGACATGGTTCAGATTCAATACGAGACTCATccgtgccttaaccgaatgagccatccagcaccCCAAATATTATCTGTTTTTAATGTAAACACTACCACTCCCTGCATAAGACCCTGGAGGTATTTTTCTGTCTTCACTGCAAACAGTAAAAAGCAATTTTATGAGGAtctggaatatttatttttctaggGCCATGAGATTTTCTCATGATTTCTACTGGTTGTTCACAATGTGTAATCACATTTCAGGTAACGAGTACCAAATAAGCTTTCTAGCTTGAGGGTTAATAATGAGACTGATAATGAAATGACCAGGTCTATTTCCCTCCTGCTCCTTTATAATGATGCATAGAACCTACAGACTTGCCTGCAAATGATCACCGTTGAAGAGACTGCGGGGTTGAGAGGATCGGATCTTGCAAACACAGGTAGCGAAATAATTTTATTGCCTGATTGCTCTGTCTTTACAGTGCCTGTTTAAAGCAGACGGCGAGGAGGATCGCCAATGCCAGACGGCTACGAACGTGCTACACAGATCGAAAGGTCTGTAAAACCGTGTCTGATAATAAAATACACGGAATGCGGGTTCGAACCAGTCAGTTCCGTGAGTGTTTTATCGAGAGGGGCATCATGCACAAAGATTGTGATCAGATTACATTAACAAGtgcaaaaaatgcactttttaaaataatgcacaacTCCAGATAGAACACATTCAATTTTGATTGTTGAATAATACAAGTACTTTTTGATCTGTGTGAACTAAGTGGAATGGATTGAAAATGGTCATAACTCACTCAGAAATCTTGTGGAGGATAGAAGTTCAGATAAATGGCTTGAACAAAAGTATTGTATTGTTTCCACACCTACAGATTTGACTAAAACCggatattttatattattaaaccATTTTTGCAAGTGGTTTCTCAAATTTAGTGAAGTTTGGCAGCCATTCCTTGGTACACTACGTGGCCAAAAAGTATGTTGACACTTGACGTCCAAAATgttatccaaaattatgggcattaatatggagttggttcacCCTTTGCTGTTACAACCTTCATTTtacttctgggaaggctttattcTAGATGTtgcagcattgctgcagggatttgctttcattcagctgGAAGAGCAATAGTGAGGtagggcactgattgggcgattaggcctggcttgctgttggctttccaattgttttcaaaggtgttggatggggttgaggtccgGGCCCTGTGCAGGCCAGTGAGGTTCTTCCACTTCGATCTTGACAAACCATTACTATATGGATCTTGCATTAAtatattgtcatgctgaaacaggaaagggccttccccaagctgttgccacaaagttggaagcacagagtTGTCTAatatgtcattgcattaagatttgccttcactggaactaagacCTAGCCCAAAccttgaaaaacagccccagttCAAGGGGTGTTCAGCTACTTTTGGACATATAGTGTAATTCATGCCATGGGAATCCATGTTCTGTTCTGATGTAAGGATTTATTTTGAGATTGAACctgatttacacactgcaggccACCAGGGACTAGAGATGGCCTAGTGCCAATCGGAGGAAAGGTATATTTCTGACTGACTGTTGGTACCTAGTGGCTGCCTGGGGCATTCTTCGCAGGAACTAATCAGGATCAAGGCTGGAACCAGAGGTGTCAAAGCTATAGAGCCTATCTTGTCCTTGCTGGGTGTTGATTTGTTGACTGAGCCACTTGGGAGAGAACCAACCAAGACCATTTGTTATATATTGATTTACCCTGATTATTAGAAGTACAATGGGATACTTTCATAAAACAGTACAAGGCTGTATAATGCTCATGTGGATTCATTTTCTCCATGTCCCATCAAAGGTCAATGcggtatttttcattttggataagGTTATTAAAAAAGGAACAGTTCCTTGTTccttgaatatttattttccattgattGATTTTACAAGACATAGAAATGGAACCCTGCTGAAAGCAACTTATATATTTGTAAGGCTACTTTAGAGTTTTATTTGAGAATTGTTTTCTGACCaccaatgttttttgttttttttggaatgggaCTAATCGTCTTCCATAATTTTGATCAAAACCATTCTTTACTTTTCAGTTACAGCATTTTTGATCACATTTCAGCACAAGGAAATTGCCAaaaattgcacacaaaaaaacagcaaaagtaaaaatatctTGGAAAAATGAATGACCCAAAGCATTACAGTATGATGAAATGGTGTACAGCATACatattaataatgtaaataCTTATATCCATCAAGTATGGCTGACCCCATTCACACAGACCTGAAGCACTGAGAAACTGCAGACACTCTAACAGAGCACCTATTCATGTTGTATTTGTAGTGTGCACCATCCACATCGCACCGTAGTGGCATGTGAGGTTCATGGTGTTAATTAAATGCACCACATACAGGAATCTTGGCAGGGTTTGCAACTAAAGGTTGCACTACCTCTTGCAAGATTTGAAATGTCGACGTGGGCAGATGAAAATTGATAGTAATGCTAAGACGATGTGATTGTGCACCACACATCCTGTGCAATAATCAGGCTTGCCAGAATATAATTTTGATAAACGTCAAAATTGAAAGAATTGCTTATGTTGTAAATATCATTGTAGCTCTATCAGTAATTTTTTAACATGAATTATTTAGCTATGTATTGACAGTATTTGGTttgacagaaatattttgaaattgaaataattttgctATTGTGTACTTTTTTAAAGGGCACTATACTCCAATTCTATTGAAAAAAGTAGACAGGTGATCATGAAGTGTAACAGGAACTTAATGAAGTACCTCActtctgtattttcatttaatgaaggTGAGTCATAGAATGAAAACATAACTGTTAAAGTACCACCTGCTCCTCTATACCACAAGGCAGATGGGGCTTATATTGCTATTTCATGAATCAATGTGAGCACATATACTTCTGTGCAGCTGGatcaaaatgtggaaaataataaaaggtatatttcacattgtagtttttgtatgtatgcTATTGGTTCTTGTAAAAGCTTATTGTTGTAGAAGTGAAGACCCTATGAATGTTCCAAACAAAGCTTTATGTCCTGTTCTCATTATTAAAATTTATCTAAAGATTCAAGCATCACATTTACCTTCAGTCAACTAGTTCTATCAGCCTATTGATGGCAACCTGTACTCACGGGAAGCAATCTTACATACTGAGCCAGTCCGGATGCTACTATGGCATCTTTGAAGGAAActttcacaaaatatatatatatatatatatatatatatatatatatatatatatatatatagagagagagacagtttttgttcaataaaaatgaattaaaccgaagtggaaaaacatttaacttCAGTAAGTTTAATCAGAATAACCTAAACGCTGGGTTATGTTGCTGTATTAACATTGATACCTGTTAAATACTGAATTATACATTGACAACAACTGATCATGCTCAAGGTCAGTGTGGAATTCAGTTTGTGGTACGTCCCACACCAATCCTGTTTTGCAGATTTATGAAGTAGTCTTGCCATCTGGTCATGTGTCTGGAGTCCCACTTGTCACGAGTAAACAGGGAAGATGAAAACAGCCTGACTTAGTCAGTGAACACATATAGCTTTAAGGTGCTTTGCCAGGAAAACATTGGTTGGTTTGCCACATAGCGGTGAAGCTTGAAATACCTGCTGGCAACAGATGTCTTTGTTCCACAATGCAAAAGCTTCACTTCTATTAATGCTTGTGATTTTGTGCCAACCAGCTTAGCACCAGTGAGCCTGCCAATTGCATTGGATCATGCATTAACCATTACAGAGCTTCTATTAATTCACTTAAATGGGATGTTGTAAAAATTACTTattcattttgcagatgctGCTATCCCAAGCAAAAAAAGGGAGATGAATATGGCATGATGCAGTAATTGTGTAAGTGTATgttcataaaaaacatgaatgcaaaTCATTGACTCCACCTTTGTCAATTTAATGCAAGTTGTAATCCTCCTACGCTTCCTCATGGTCCTCCTCAGCATCATTGTCTGATTCCCATTAAATGGTTTCAAGAGCTTCatggttaaattaaatttcaaactTAGGGCAAGGGTGGTGCTGGAGGTATATAAAGAATGAAAATTCACACTATGGTGTGAGAGACAGCAGTAAATTGACACCAGCCTCAGCTGAGATGTGCAGACCAACACACAGTGATCATTTGAAATTCCTCAATTCAATTCACGCATGaattcctcttttctctgtatctAGCCCTCTTTCCAACCTCTACAACtcaataaaaacagcagtggGAAATAAATGTTGACATATGTTTATGAATTATTAAGTGATATTTGTCAAGGCTGTGGGGTTTGGTTTTTGGTATGCAGTCATTGTGATGGCATTTACGGTGGTGCATAACACTGCAGCCTTGGAAACTCAGTGTTTACAAGCTCTGCGGGAGTTGGTTGATGGCCAAGAAGGCTGTACAAAGTTGGCCATAATGGCGCCATTAAAACGACTGACATCCAGACCCTGGAGGCCAACAGGTAATGGTGAGAGACTCATCATTGCGCACTGTGTCAGCGACAATGTTTTTTCCTCACCCAGCAATGAGCTCATTTTTCATGATAGAAAAAAGAACAGGTGGCTGCCATCAGGAAATGGATTGGGAGCATTTTGAGAGAGTGTTTGCAACCATTCTTCAAGGAGCATCCTGCTACCTGTCCTTTGTGATGATAGCTCACCATGAAAACTGGAGGTTAGGGGAGCTGTCACTGGTTTGCCATATTTAGCCTTTGAATATCCTCCTAGCCATATTTCAAGATTGAGCTGTCTGCAGGTAGGTCATATTTAGCTTTTggaatgaatatattttacataattcgacttgtagtttttgtgaagtATTTGCTGTAGCCTTCTGCTTCAGTGTAACAGAAGTCCATTGAAAGCTGTTGGAGCTGCTTCATTTCACCAAGGACAgtgaatcataaaataatattctgaaTAAGCATAATTGTCTGTGGCCTACCTGTCTTTCTGGGATGAAACAaggaaaataattcatatatCTAAAATAATCAAGTGATACCATTTAATTCATCTTTAAAACCTCATGTTAAGACTGATTATGCACTCTTAGGCACAATCATTTTGCAATGAACATATAGCCAGACAGTTACAGTGGATATTTTGCTGcaaaaaatatgacattaaaTTATAATCAAATTTATTTAGGAAATGTCTACTTGAAAATTCCATTTTGATTGTGTAATATATATCCGATAATGCTTTTCTTCACCAAAACGATAAAGTTACTAACAGTGTCTAATTAGAGTACTTAAAAATCATACAAattgatttgcattgtgtttaaAATATACAAGGATAATATTCTCTGGAAAAGATGTTAGAACAAGGATTCCTCTTAATTTAGTTTATCATGTTTcaaagttttgttttaaatagcaTATGGGAGTGATTAAACATTTCCTGAATTGCATATAACAGAACAAAAGTTCTAAGCATTGCTTACACTTTAGTCTTGGCCTCTGATAATGCTTTGAGGATTCCTTGAGTTCTTGCCCAAATATCTTCAATTGTGAAGTAATGATGACTCACAAAATCCCATGAGACATTCCTGGCAAAACACTCTGTTCGTTTCTATAAATGTCTTGAAAAAGATTCAGCAGTGAGAGCTTTAACATCCCTCTTCCATGCATGGCAATTATTTTTACATGCTATTAAGACTTcagctgcacagacacagatcaaGCTACTTGTTTCAGTCTTTTCTAAACACAgccttatttattattacacataatttaatataagtaattcaaaacaaacttatttttaaaaattcaaagcTTCACATGACATGTAGAGATTTGCTGTTTTAGAGAATATATTAATATCAGGAAAATGTGACTAACTGGCAGCCAATTCTCAGGATTAGCATTTTACAGATATTTTTCAGTTCCCTGATACTATGAAAACAAGTTTAATAATAGAAAATGAAACCTAACCTGTTCTATTATAATCAGTGGATAATGAGAAGTGATCTTCCCAAGCAGAAGATCAGAGGAGTGGCCCCATCTGCCAACTTGATGTAAATCCAGAAGCACGCACATGCAATGGGTTGAAAGTAAAGCCGCAGGCAAAGCCATCCACTGACATCAAGGATGAAATGAAAGCTGAGGAATTTTTGGATGTGTCTCCCCaacaaatgagcaaaaaatTACAAGAAAAAGCTTGTGCATActtttataatataaaataaagtaattttaGTATAACTTATAAGAACTAATTAATGGAACTATTGCAACTtacgtaataataataacgtagTTCGTCTCAGGGTTTATTACCAAAGGCTTAAGCTGAGTAGTGTTATTATAAATTATAGTTTACCAAGGAGGTCATGCAACGTGTGTGTAcactgactaatcagaaatggCCTTAACTGTACCATTTCTATTGCCCCCTGCTTTCACTCCGTTCCTTATGACCTGCTACTTTTGTCGTCATCGCTAGCATATTCACATGAATGCAAAATATGGAATAGGCGACATACCGCAGGTGTGCAGCTTTATAAGTTCTCATTGTGATCACATTGGTCTGTGAATGGATGTGCTAAATGTCCCAGGCCCCATGGTCCTTtgctttaataaattaatttcttccttgcattatttcaaaagaatagacaattttttttcaaaaaaataatctggCATATGACATATTACAGGAATTGAAAGCCTAATTTGCCTGTGAATTGATCTGGCTAATTAAAAG
This is a stretch of genomic DNA from Anguilla rostrata isolate EN2019 chromosome 4, ASM1855537v3, whole genome shotgun sequence. It encodes these proteins:
- the LOC135253608 gene encoding suppressor of cytokine signaling 6, giving the protein MKKISLKTIRKSFNINKGKEEGEFVVVQQPALAADFTKEDSLFGGCYSKELGSCDLNGEEEKGHKNRSKSESLMGTLKRRLSAKQKSKVKASSSSVGCIDDDTFSSSSAPISFNEVKAQRPLRSTSLRSHHYSPTPWPLRPANSEEACIKMEVKVKALVHSSNPSPSFNGVRKEFHDLQMDRLFQDPSESLKNSDPQNSHLHLNIDEHVPVVIGITPQDYIQYTMPLDEGMYPVERSHSYCLDGSSPMEVMPQVERDALHVDDGQIDQDLVMSSDIFLEPSVNGLLIGSTGVMLQSPRVDVPPLSPLLPPHPGSQYRRNFPSFCGADTQVTERVRHHLNFDPSSAPGVGRVYDSVQNSGPMVVTSLTEELKKLAKQGWYWGPITRWEAEEKLVNLPDGSFLVRDSSDDRYLLSLSFRSQGKTLHTRIEHSNGRFSFYEQPDVEGHISIVDLIEHSIKDSESGAFCYSRSRLPGSATYPVRLTNPVSRFMQVRSLQYLCRFVIRQYTRIDLIQKLPLPNKMKDYLQEKHY